In bacterium (Candidatus Blackallbacteria) CG13_big_fil_rev_8_21_14_2_50_49_14, the genomic stretch CACGGGGGGCACCCGTGGAATTGGCAAAGCCATTGCTCTGAAATTGGCAACAGAAGGGGTGCATTTGGTTTTAAACTATTTGCGCAATAAACGCGCAGCCGAGGAAACCGCGCTTGAAATTGAAGCCTTGAGCGGCCAGAAACCGCTGCTTTTGAAGGGCAATATTGGAGAACCTGAAAAACTTGCAGAAATGCTGAAGGACTTGCAAGCCCATACGCAGGTTCTGGATATCGTGATTAGCAATGCGGCTTCAGGCGTTCTGCGCTCGGCATTTGAACTGACCCCCCGTCATTTGGCCTGGACTTTGGATATCAATGCCTTGGCGCTGCTTTGGCTGGTTCAGGGGGTGCGTCCCCTGCTTTCGCGGGGGGCCAAGATTGTTGCTGTTTCAAGTTTGGGTTCTACACGGGCTTTTCCCAATTACGCTGCCGTGGGTGCTTCCAAGGCCGCCCTTGAATCGCTGGTTCGCCATCTGAGTCTCGAACTGGCCCCCG encodes the following:
- a CDS encoding enoyl-[acyl-carrier-protein] reductase FabL yields the protein MELNLNGKTALITGGTRGIGKAIALKLATEGVHLVLNYLRNKRAAEETALEIEALSGQKPLLLKGNIGEPEKLAEMLKDLQAHTQVLDIVISNAASGVLRSAFELTPRHLAWTLDINALALLWLVQGVRPLLSRGAKIVAVSSLGSTRAFPNYAAVGASKAALESLVRHLSLELAPEGININTLSAGVVDTEALNHFPNREELLRHSQARTPAGRLVTPEEVADAALFLCSPLARMVHGHTLVVDGGYCIVA